DNA sequence from the Syntrophales bacterium genome:
TTGTTTCTGTTGCCTGCAAGAAGGGCGCTACTCTGCCGATTTTAACAAATGGCCACGGACCTGTGAAACACGCCATTGACGTTTCTCATTACATCAATCCACTGCCACATGTACTTATGCTTACGGCTATTGTTGTTATGGTCGCCACACTCGGTGTTGCCTTAGCCATAGTCATAATGATTTACAGAAAATATAATACTCTTGAAGAAGACGAGATTCTAAAGGCGATAAAATGACAGAACAGGCACCTATTCTTATTATAGTTATTCCTTTGATGTTCTCTATTGTCACACCGCTTATCGGATTGTGGAAAAAAGACCTATGTTATCCCTGGGTCATTCTGGGCATTACCCTGTCGGTACTTTACTCTATCATTACCTTAAAAACGGTGCTTTGCACGGGGGTCATCCACTACTATGTAGGTGGCTGGATGCCACCGTGGGGAATAGAATGCGTAATTGATTATCTAAATGCCCCTATGATGCTACTGATTTCTGGAATCTCGCTGCTTGTAGCTGTTTATTCCAGAAAAAGTATTGAACAGGAGCTGCCCGGCAAGACCCCTTATTTTTATACTATCTTCCTTTTACAGGTCTCCGGATTTTTAGGTATAGTAATTACAGGTGATCTTTTTAATCTCTTTGTGTTTTTGGAGATAGCGTCACTGGCTGGATACGCCTTAATAGCTGTCG
Encoded proteins:
- a CDS encoding cation:proton antiporter subunit C; translated protein: MLDFDFIVSKYNYWIYIVLMMIGFYAMIGKRNLIKKIVGMNIFQTAIILFFVSVACKKGATLPILTNGHGPVKHAIDVSHYINPLPHVLMLTAIVVMVATLGVALAIVIMIYRKYNTLEEDEILKAIK